The genomic region ATGGCACTCTTTCCTGTGTTCTTTCAAATTGAGCCGCTTCTTAAAGTTTTCTCCACAGTGCTGGCACTGGTAAGGTAGCTGGGCATGTTTGGAATTCAGATGTGTTCGCATTGAAGACGGATTGTCAAAGGTCTTATGACACATACGGCATGTTCTGGCTCTCGAAGAGTATCTTTGAATGTGACTGCCGTTGGACCGGTCAAAGAACTGGTATGTCTCCTCTTCAAAAGATGTAGGTGTGTCGTCCTCTTCTACTTGAGCGGCCACCTCCAGAACTTCCCGAAGATGTTTCTGTAACTCCTCCTCAAGGTCAAAGCTTTGCAAACACTGGGTGCACTGGTACTTGTGGATTCTCCAGTGTGTTTTCAAATCTTGTCTCTTAACGAAAGTCTGATCACAAATCGAGCAAGAGTGAAGACTCTCTGCAGCTTTTTTAGGTTCTTTCAAATTAAAACCTTTCTTGTGAGATCTCATGTGTGCTTTTAAATCCCTTGCTTGAATGAAAGCCTTCTTGCAAACAGAGCAAGAGAAGAGACCTTTCACTCCCAAACACTCTTTTTTATGCTCCTTCAAATTGCACCTATTTTCAAACTTTGCTTCACAGCCAAGGCAGGAAAAGCGAGTTTTCCTCTTAAACTCACGATACTGGTAAGGGAGCATATTATGTTGCGATTTAAGATGCTTTGTCAAAAAATAAAGACTGGTGAAAGAGTTGTTACACAAACAGCATGTTCTGGATTTGGAAGATTTAGTTGGATGGCATTTAGCCTTGTGTTCCCTTAGATTAAACTTTCTGTTGAAATGTTCTCCACAGTCGCAGCACTGGTAAAGGAGCTGATCATGTTTGAAGATCTGGTGCCTTCTCATTGCATGTACAGTGATGAAAGTTTTGTAACACAGATTACATGTTTTGGCTTTGGAAGACTGTGTTGTAGTGGGCCGAACTTTGGAAGCTGTTCGGCGCAGAACTGAAGTATCATGGGTTTGGGATGTCTCTATCCCATCCTCAACAGATTCTGTTGACATGTTGTCCTCGTCTGGTTCAGCTGCCTCCTCACACCCAGTCTGCTGATGTTTCAGGAAGTTCTCCTGATCTTCAAAACTGTCTAAACACCGCACACACTGGAAAGGACTCAGCTCAGTGTGAGATCTTACGTGTGCCGTCAAATCTTCTGCTTCAATGAAAGTCTTCCCACATAAGGAGCACATTTTGAGCCGCTTGCTTCTAACAAATGTACCCGTTGTTTTAGACAAAGATTTCTGAGGTATTTCTTTCCTCAATGTTGGAAAAGACACAGTTAAATGCATATCAGTATTTTCCAGTCTGTGCAGCAGCACTGTAGGCTGAAAGAGCAGACAGGAAGAAGACAAACTTGACAATTCCTGCACTTGCTTTTGGATGGTGTGAGGCTTCGCTTGGAGTTCCAGCCCATTTTCGTTTTGAAGATGGTTGGAAGGTGTGTTCATTTCCAACTCATCCGATACGGAAGGGCTCCCAATGTTCAGAGACCCCTGCATACGTTCTGGGTTAACCTCTGTGTCAAAGGGCTCACTGGTTTCTAGGAGTGAgggtgagagggacagagaggacagtATGTGGTTATCAACCGAAGATCCATCtgagaacagaaagaaaaaaaaaaagtcaatatCCAAACATACAAGTCAAATATtagaaacatttttgaaaccTGATCCACTAGTGAATTTAATTTAACTTACAAAACGAACAACCATTGTTTGGctgaaaaccctttttacattaaCTAATAGCAATATCCTCTGAACATTTCATGACTTAAGCCAAGACAATAAAGAAGAAATAGCTTTCTTTAATGTTTCAAAGTCTACTGCCTACCGTTGGTGTCCATATGATATCTGTTGTTGTGGTACTGGAGAAGGGACTTCAAGGGTTCTGGATGACACACTGTCTGCACACACTCCTCTAGGATAGAGTGGTCCGGAGAGATCCAAGATGCAGTCTAATGGAAAAGAGGAATGACTTTAAAGAGCAACTGCCCAAGTTAAGTACCTCAACACATGGAAGTACTgtaaaagttgggatgctgtgtaaaatggaaagaaaaatagaatacaatgatgtgcaaagcatttaaacactatattcaatagaaaatagtacaatgacaacatcaaatgttcaaactgagaaattttattgtttttttgaaatatatatgctcactttgaatttgtttCCAGccacatgtttcaaaaaacaacaacaaaagactggaagagctgtgtaatgcaaaaaagaatctggaggaacatctcacaactaatctggctaattggcaacaggtcagtaacatgattgggtataaaaaaaagCATCCCAGAAAGGAtgagaagtaaagatggggtgGAGTTCACCATTCTGTAAAAGACTGCGCAGGCcagtagtgcaacaatttaagaataaagtttcccaacgtaaaattgcaaagagttctTATAATCTACagaacataatatcattaaaagaaatctctgtacacaaggccGAAAaacaatactggatggccgtgatctttcggtccctcaggcggcactgcattaaaaacagacacgattctgtagtggacatcactgtatgggctcaggatcaattctgaaaatcattgtctgtgaacacagtacatcgctgcatccacaaatgcaaattaaaactctaccatgcaaagaagatacCATATATGAACAAGACCCAGAAACACTGTCACCTTCCCAAGCtcattgaagatggactgaggtgaagtggaaactgTTGTGCTCTGttgtctgactaatcaaaatctggaatcatggatgcagtgtcctccgggctaaagaggagatgGACCATCCGACTTGTCAGCGCACacttcaaaagccagcattcatgatggtatgggtgacttgcacatctgtgaaggcaccatagacgctaaacaatatatacaggttttggagaaacatatgctaccatccagacaaggtctttttcagggaaggccctgcttatttcacaaaaacaatgacaaactacattctgcatgtattacaaccgTATGGCTCCATGGTAAGAGTCTGGGTACTAtactggccagcctgcagtccagacctgtcagcaattaaaaacatttggcacattatgaaacaaaaaaacaacaacaaaggagatcccgaactgttgagcagcaagaatgggaaaacttttcacattcaaaactacagcaattggtctcctcggttcccaaatgcttacagagtgttgttaaaagaaaatgtgatgcaacacagtggtaaacaggcCCCTGTCcacactttttttaaacatgtatttttccaaaaacaataagatttctcagtttccacatttgatatgttttctttgtactatttaaaaaacagaaatgaaggTGGCTGGTTTGCACATTTTTGCATTCTGTGTcaatactcacctaaaggattattaggaacaccatactaatactgtgtttgaccccctttcgccttcagaactgccttaattctatgtggcattgattcaacaaggtgctgaaaacattctttagaaatgttggcctaaattgataggatagcatcttgcagttgactTGTGGGATGCctctaccatttgaatgtctcaacagaaatcgagactcatcagaccaggcaacattcttccagtcttcaactgtccaattttggtgagcttgtgcaaactgtagcctctttttcctatttgtagtggagatgagtggtacccggtggggtcttctgctgttgtagtccatccgcctcaaggttgtgcgtgttgtggcttcacaaatgctttgctgcatacctcggttgtaacgagtggttatttcagtcaaagttgctcttctatcagcttgaatcagtcggtccattctcctctgacctctagcatcaacaaggcattttcgcccacaggactgccgcatactggatgttttcccttttcacaccattctttgtaaaccctagaaatggttgtgtgtgaaaatgccagtaactgagcagattgggaaatactcagaccggcccgtctggcaccaacaaccatgccacgctcataattgcttaaatcacctttctttcccattctggcattcagtttggagttcaggagattgtcttgaccaggaccacacccctaaatgcattaaagcaactgccatgtgattggttgattagataattgcattaatgaaaaatttaacaggagttcctaataatcctttaggtgagtgtatgtttcttttatgcagcatcccaactttttttaaataaggttGTAGAAAAAGTTAGCATGTTACCTGTTGAAGAGTTGGTGTTGGAAGCAGCTTCTCCAACCTAGATAGAAACTCCCACAACAGAGACTGAAGTGCAGAGTTGAACTTGGCGCCAAATTCCTCTAGAAAAACGTtcttagaaataaaataaaaacattatgtcTGTGCTTTTGAGTATTTTGAGTACTCAGTTTGcttttgtattttgtctttaaCTTAAGTCTGAAAATGCAAGAtagataacattttgttttgaattatTTATCAGCTACAGAATAAGAAACAATACTACCTGGAAGAAGCGTTCCCTCTGAACTGGGTCCTCTAGTAGGGTTTGAATCAGCTTCAGGAAGTTAGATTCTGATACCTCCACCTCTGGATCAGGAACCTACAGCAAGCACTGCATGGTCACTAGCCACGTTAGTATAACAAAAGCACAAATCTCAATCATGATCCTTCACAGAGTAGCAGCACGCACCTCAATATCCCTATGAGTGTTGATACAGGATCTCACTCTGTTGAGGTGGGGCTGGACCGTCTCAGGGTTGGCTAAGTGATCTGTACGAAACAACTCTAGAACCAGCTGATGGAAGAAATAATTCCATTAATCTACACCAGCAGTCTACAGACTGGACACAATATGCCCTGTGCTGTTACAAGTTTCCCctgctttctctccctgtccgcCCCATATCTCACCTGTGCTCGAAGCCCCATGATGAGTTGCACTCGCTCTCTGTAACTCATCAGATCAGGGACTACCTGGAAGACGGTGCTGACAAACTCCTCCACCAAGCCGTAGTCCATAATGTCTCTCCGCTGGACGACTTGCCACAGAGCGGCCGACACCAGCCGCAGTGGAGGGACGTGAAGACGCAGGGatgacagaggaagactggCATCTACAGGACCCACAGATTCACAGTTAGCTTTTTGAAAAAGATTGTGTTCAGGTAGCAAATATAGTTACCTCCAGGACCACCAGCCATCGaagtcaaatacatttttctttactaCATGGCAGACATAGATCTCTAGCAGATGTCTAGAACAGAACGGAATTTGTAGAGCTTCTACCTCCAAGCCATAACACTGTTCAACAGACAAGGTATTACTAAATGGTTACACGGGCTATCTGCATGGTCCCATTTTTACACTACCACTTTAGTATTGACTTTATGCAAACATACTCTCCTCCCCCcgccactcacacacacacaatgacacttAAACACATGGATACTTACACCACACGTATAGTCACTTTAAACCCACAAATAAGTGTTGCACCAATGCCCTCAAACAGAAAATGCTGGATTACCAGAGCTACAAGCTGGGCTAGCACCGCCCCTACACACACGCCTCACCCTTGGGGCCTCATCAGAGGAGGGATTTAAGGGCTCTGGGAGCAGCTTGGAGTGGGGGAAAGAACAATAGATAAACCAGAGAAGGCTGCAAGATGGAGGTCGGGGAAGATGGCCAGGAGAAGACAGATGCTGGGTCCAGCAAAGACACAACAGCCAGCACCCATTCCTTCCAAACCCCCACTGGGAAGCTGCCCCAGAGTCAACACTGCTTCCCCACAAAGTGTCTTTGACATTTACCTTTACATTTCAGCTCACCCTTCTCTTTATGTTAATAAAACACCCATCACACCAGGGACCCAAACATagcctctgtgtctgtttcctgtgtctctttctgttaCAATACATTAACCACAACTACCTCATAGTGCTCCTAGCCACTCTATTGTCAAGTGCAATTTGTTATTCATTGTGTACATATTCCTTGTGTTACTTTTTCTCttgtattcattttattgtctattgatgtctctctctttaaatCTGCAGTGTTGGGGAAAAAAATGACTGTTAGTTTACACCTGTTGTTTATGAAGCAACTTCACTCAAGCATATTGAATGAAGTTATAAAGCTATTTGAGCTATGTTTGTGATACTCGTGAAATGTCTTGGCCACTGATGTGCAATAATACATGTAGGTAAAAGTACTAGCTAATATAGCGACATGTTATTAAAGTGTTGTTGTTACGATGTAATTACCGTTAAGATGTAAAAGAATGTCTCCATTGTTTTATCCACTATTCTATGGTGCATTACTTGCAGGGCCAAATAGCTTTTATAGCTATTAGAAAGCACGTGTCCCTTGCATTGAGACTTGTGATTGGTAACTTAGTCAATTCTATGGTAGGAAGGAAAACTGGACTATTAGCTACTACTAGCTAGTCAGCTAGCCAAAGAACAAGTTGCTGAATTGTTGGGAAAATCTTCCAGAGGGTGCCATTGCAACTGGTCCAGGCAGTCTATTTGTCCTTACCTTTATCCTCCTGGGCCAGGCTTTGCATTTTGAGGTCCATGCACTTACGTAGCTAGCGCtttgtaaacaaaacaatttgagCTTTCTCATGTACTGCAGCCTCCGACTAGTCTAGTTTCAGAAGAGAGATGGGTGTAACCCGGATGTTCGGTTACACAACGAGGAAGTAAAGTATCTACGAGAAGAGTGATTAGCTAAATAGTAAAGTCAAACAAACAGCATAACAATCAATAGTACATAAAGGACAACGATTTCTCTGAGTAGTTAAATAACTACGACTCCATCTAAATCGgtaagaaataatattttacactaGATAATAGTTGTTAGCGTTACAATGTAAACAAAGATCGACTATCTGCTCCAGCCATTGCTGCTAACCAACGCAGTTATCTAGCTTAAATAGCAACATTTTCTCCCACTTGCTATTGTTGTTTTATCATCTGTCTTAAGTGAAGCAGCCAGCTAGTTAAAGCTTATGCGCTTCCTGTCATAAGGTTTTGTATATCTGGTGGACTTTATGTTGCACTGAAGCTCATCATCCCTGAACGTtagcaagctaacgttagtATCTACCGTTAGCTCGCTTCGCCGGACTCTGGATTAGGTCGGATGACATCACTCAGACAGTAAAGACTTCTCACCAAGCAGCAGAGAGAACAAATAGTATAGTATGTATACATTAACAGTGGGAACGTTAGCCAGCTTTGCAAATTCTGCTACATACAAAAAGCAATCGGTGTGGAGGCATTTCTGGATATAATTTATAGATGTGCCTTATGTTTTTATGCTTACCAACAGCAAACGGAACAGGTGCATctacttaaagatgcattccgggATTTATGACCACACAGTTTGTTAACTTGCGCTTACGTGCCAAAACGCGTCTACGAAAATTGTGTACTATGGCACATATGTGCTGATATATGCTTCATGTTATCCAAACTACTTGcgttcaaacttggaatttaatGTCTTACTAAGGTAAGATAGTGATTACTTAAAGATTATGCAAACATAAATTGAAGTATTACACATCCAGACTGACATTGGAGGTTTAAGA from Esox lucius isolate fEsoLuc1 chromosome 5, fEsoLuc1.pri, whole genome shotgun sequence harbors:
- the LOC105027631 gene encoding zinc finger protein 845-like isoform X2 → MDLKMQSLAQEDKDASLPLSSLRLHVPPLRLVSAALWQVVQRRDIMDYGLVEEFVSTVFQVVPDLMSYRERVQLIMGLRAQLVLELFRTDHLANPETVQPHLNRVRSCINTHRDIEVPDPEVEVSESNFLKLIQTLLEDPVQRERFFQNVFLEEFGAKFNSALQSLLWEFLSRLEKLLPTPTLQQTASWISPDHSILEECVQTVCHPEPLKSLLQYHNNRYHMDTNETSEPFDTEVNPERMQGSLNIGSPSVSDELEMNTPSNHLQNENGLELQAKPHTIQKQVQELSSLSSSCLLFQPTVLLHRLENTDMHLTVSFPTLRKEIPQKSLSKTTGTFVRSKRLKMCSLCGKTFIEAEDLTAHVRSHTELSPFQCVRCLDSFEDQENFLKHQQTGCEEAAEPDEDNMSTESVEDGIETSQTHDTSVLRRTASKVRPTTTQSSKAKTCNLCYKTFITVHAMRRHQIFKHDQLLYQCCDCGEHFNRKFNLREHKAKCHPTKSSKSRTCCLCNNSFTSLYFLTKHLKSQHNMLPYQYREFKRKTRFSCLGCEAKFENRCNLKEHKKECLGVKGLFSCSVCKKAFIQARDLKAHMRSHKKGFNLKEPKKAAESLHSCSICDQTFVKRQDLKTHWRIHKYQCTQCLQSFDLEEELQKHLREVLEVAAQVEEDDTPTSFEEETYQFFDRSNGSHIQRYSSRARTCRMCHKTFDNPSSMRTHLNSKHAQLPYQCQHCGENFKKRLNLKEHRKECHPDPNFEPKQSVKMRTCHLCHNVFDSTTSMRKHLKSQHGQLPYQCPGCGKDFLKKLSLKEHGKECFQKPPKDLRESGEAVGPNQHTREVNPADGSSSLVSSKTSVNQNLITPPTKNSYLCEICGKGFDMLSQMKEHMRIHTGVRPFHCRDCGKAFSRKRSLKRHRLIHTEGRPFLCTDCGKCFSTEGSLKSHHLIHTGERPFECTLCKSCYLTKKHLQRHMRKHCFKTQS
- the LOC105027631 gene encoding zinc finger protein 84-like isoform X1 gives rise to the protein MDLKMQSLAQEDKDASLPLSSLRLHVPPLRLVSAALWQVVQRRDIMDYGLVEEFVSTVFQVVPDLMSYRERVQLIMGLRAQLVLELFRTDHLANPETVQPHLNRVRSCINTHRDIEVPDPEVEVSESNFLKLIQTLLEDPVQRERFFQNVFLEEFGAKFNSALQSLLWEFLSRLEKLLPTPTLQQTASWISPDHSILEECVQTVCHPEPLKSLLQYHNNRYHMDTNDGSSVDNHILSSLSLSPSLLETSEPFDTEVNPERMQGSLNIGSPSVSDELEMNTPSNHLQNENGLELQAKPHTIQKQVQELSSLSSSCLLFQPTVLLHRLENTDMHLTVSFPTLRKEIPQKSLSKTTGTFVRSKRLKMCSLCGKTFIEAEDLTAHVRSHTELSPFQCVRCLDSFEDQENFLKHQQTGCEEAAEPDEDNMSTESVEDGIETSQTHDTSVLRRTASKVRPTTTQSSKAKTCNLCYKTFITVHAMRRHQIFKHDQLLYQCCDCGEHFNRKFNLREHKAKCHPTKSSKSRTCCLCNNSFTSLYFLTKHLKSQHNMLPYQYREFKRKTRFSCLGCEAKFENRCNLKEHKKECLGVKGLFSCSVCKKAFIQARDLKAHMRSHKKGFNLKEPKKAAESLHSCSICDQTFVKRQDLKTHWRIHKYQCTQCLQSFDLEEELQKHLREVLEVAAQVEEDDTPTSFEEETYQFFDRSNGSHIQRYSSRARTCRMCHKTFDNPSSMRTHLNSKHAQLPYQCQHCGENFKKRLNLKEHRKECHPDPNFEPKQSVKMRTCHLCHNVFDSTTSMRKHLKSQHGQLPYQCPGCGKDFLKKLSLKEHGKECFQKPPKDLRESGEAVGPNQHTREVNPADGSSSLVSSKTSVNQNLITPPTKNSYLCEICGKGFDMLSQMKEHMRIHTGVRPFHCRDCGKAFSRKRSLKRHRLIHTEGRPFLCTDCGKCFSTEGSLKSHHLIHTGERPFECTLCKSCYLTKKHLQRHMRKHCFKTQS
- the LOC105027631 gene encoding uncharacterized protein LOC105027631 isoform X3, producing MDLKMQSLAQEDKDASLPLSSLRLHVPPLRLVSAALWQVVQRRDIMDYGLVEEFVSTVFQVVPDLMSYRERVQLIMGLRAQLVLELFRTDHLANPETVQPHLNRVRSCINTHRDIEVPDPEVEVSESNFLKLIQTLLEDPVQRERFFQNVFLEEFGAKFNSALQSLLWEFLSRLEKLLPTPTLQQMCKSPIPS